A region from the Thiohalophilus sp. genome encodes:
- a CDS encoding VOC family protein has product NVTTIHHVSIIVSDTSRALAFYEQVLGLPVDGTRPDLGYPGAWLRIGDQQLHLLELPNPDPVTDRPAHGGRDRHIAFNVNSLDELVSRLQEQTIGYTLSRSGRRALFCRDPDGNALEFIEITG; this is encoded by the coding sequence TCAACGTAACGACAATCCATCATGTCAGCATCATTGTCAGTGACACGTCACGCGCGCTCGCTTTCTATGAACAGGTACTGGGATTGCCTGTCGATGGGACACGCCCCGATCTCGGCTATCCCGGCGCCTGGTTGCGTATTGGCGATCAACAATTACATTTACTGGAATTACCCAACCCCGATCCCGTGACAGACAGGCCCGCCCACGGCGGTCGCGATCGGCATATCGCGTTCAATGTCAACTCACTCGATGAATTGGTGAGTCGACTGCAAGAACAAACGATTGGCTATACACTCAGTCGCTCGGGGCGCCGTGCGCTGTTCTGTCGGGATCCGGATGGCAACGCCCTGGA